Proteins co-encoded in one Cytophaga hutchinsonii ATCC 33406 genomic window:
- a CDS encoding zinc-dependent alcohol dehydrogenase yields the protein MKAAVFHKPGHISVDTVEDPKIEKSDDIILKVTSTAICGSDLHIYDGFFPQARPLIMGHEFMGIVEEVGNAVTHLKAGDRIVVPFPIACGHCYFCNHDMQPNCEHSNPEHYGPEGDVLSGKGGGLFGYTDLYGGYAGGQAQYVRVPYADYSPRLVPESLSDEQVLFLTDIFPTGWSAIDWAQLKGGETVAIFGSGPVGLMAQKAAWLKGAGRVIAIDPLNYRLAKAKMVNNVETLNPHEVDVIEAIRAMTNGRGADVCVDAVGVEAERTFFDKVKAVVRFEKGTDKVLENCFKAVRRGGTVTVVGVYGTPYDNFPLHTMFDKGLTVRLGQAPVQKYIDHLFTLVQNEKVVLNDIVTHVLPLSHASHAYDIFKNKQEDCVKVILKP from the coding sequence ATGAAAGCAGCCGTATTTCATAAACCGGGTCATATCTCCGTAGATACAGTAGAAGATCCTAAAATAGAAAAGAGTGATGATATCATTCTTAAAGTAACGTCAACGGCTATCTGTGGCTCTGATCTTCATATTTACGATGGCTTTTTTCCGCAAGCACGTCCGCTGATTATGGGCCATGAATTTATGGGCATTGTAGAAGAAGTAGGTAATGCGGTTACACATTTAAAAGCAGGTGACCGTATTGTTGTTCCTTTTCCGATTGCCTGCGGACATTGCTATTTCTGTAACCATGACATGCAGCCTAATTGTGAACACAGCAATCCCGAACATTACGGCCCCGAAGGAGATGTATTAAGCGGGAAAGGCGGTGGTTTGTTTGGTTATACAGATCTTTACGGCGGATATGCCGGAGGGCAGGCTCAATACGTACGTGTTCCGTATGCGGATTATTCGCCACGATTGGTGCCGGAATCGCTCAGCGATGAACAGGTTCTTTTTCTTACGGATATCTTTCCTACAGGTTGGTCAGCAATTGATTGGGCACAGTTAAAAGGAGGTGAAACAGTAGCAATCTTTGGTTCAGGGCCGGTAGGACTGATGGCTCAAAAGGCAGCCTGGTTAAAGGGGGCAGGCCGGGTTATTGCGATTGATCCGTTGAATTACCGTTTAGCTAAAGCTAAAATGGTTAATAATGTAGAAACGCTGAATCCACATGAAGTTGATGTAATTGAGGCAATCCGCGCAATGACAAATGGACGAGGTGCAGATGTATGCGTAGACGCAGTTGGAGTTGAGGCTGAACGGACGTTTTTTGATAAAGTAAAAGCGGTTGTCCGTTTTGAAAAAGGAACAGATAAAGTGCTTGAAAATTGTTTTAAAGCTGTACGCAGAGGTGGTACTGTTACAGTAGTTGGCGTATATGGAACACCCTATGATAATTTCCCTCTGCATACCATGTTTGATAAAGGACTTACAGTAAGACTGGGACAAGCTCCGGTACAAAAATATATTGATCATTTATTTACCCTTGTGCAAAATGAGAAAGTGGTATTAAATGATATTGTTACACACGTACTCCCTTTGTCACATGCATCCCATGCTTATGACATCTTTAAAAATAAACAGGAAGATTGCGTTAAGGTAATTTTAAAGCCTTAG